Proteins co-encoded in one Psychromonas sp. L1A2 genomic window:
- a CDS encoding AEC family transporter → MLNQVVSILFPILGLAFVGLCIGYWIKPDFRPINRLNIDAFVPALVFSSLVVMPLDIEQIPLLSASLFAVLIPALLMLPICYFFKLNYKVWTPPQMFRNSGNLAIPLFTYAFGETAIAPAVLLFVMSSCLHFSLGLALISKGNPLLQVARMPIFLSAALALTLNLVGIGVWEPLYNATSLLGQAAIPIMLVSLGAQMCNIKMSGLKTGLWCTGLSILTGGIAFLLIYLLIPLSTLHLQMMLLFAMFPPAVMNYMFAERFDLEPDKVASMVLFSNFLCIITLPMMLTVALSFN, encoded by the coding sequence ATGCTTAATCAGGTTGTTAGTATACTGTTCCCTATATTAGGGTTAGCTTTTGTTGGGTTATGCATTGGATATTGGATAAAACCTGATTTTCGTCCGATTAACCGGCTTAATATTGATGCGTTTGTGCCTGCCTTAGTATTTTCATCTTTAGTGGTTATGCCACTGGATATTGAGCAAATTCCTTTATTAAGTGCTTCATTGTTTGCAGTGCTTATTCCCGCTTTGTTGATGCTGCCTATTTGTTACTTTTTTAAGCTTAATTATAAAGTCTGGACGCCACCACAGATGTTTCGAAACAGTGGCAACCTTGCTATTCCATTGTTCACTTATGCCTTTGGCGAAACAGCGATAGCGCCTGCGGTATTGTTGTTTGTCATGTCTTCTTGTCTACATTTCAGTCTTGGTTTAGCACTTATCAGCAAGGGTAATCCTTTATTACAAGTCGCACGTATGCCGATATTTTTATCCGCAGCGCTGGCATTAACCTTAAACTTAGTGGGCATTGGCGTTTGGGAACCTTTATATAATGCAACGTCTTTACTTGGACAAGCTGCGATCCCTATTATGCTTGTCTCATTAGGCGCTCAGATGTGTAATATTAAAATGAGTGGTTTAAAAACAGGTTTATGGTGCACTGGATTATCAATTCTGACAGGTGGGATCGCTTTTCTATTAATTTACCTATTGATACCTTTATCAACACTACACCTACAAATGATGTTGCTATTCGCCATGTTTCCACCCGCAGTCATGAATTATATGTTTGCAGAACGTTTCGACTTAGAGCCTGATAAAGTCGCTTCAATGGTATTGTTTAGCAATTTCTTATGCATTATCACCTTACCGATGATGTTGACTGTCGCACTCTCATTTAATTAA
- a CDS encoding AraC family transcriptional regulator: MISESINKQRKAHQVLIESKLSFAGEQSELSIYDTFEQADNIELVSDQLMFCGMLSGKKIMHNNQRDFETHFLPHESFIIAPNRIVEIDFPTATIDTPTTCIAIEISQKRIKKICNQLNSSAPLSIYEQEWRYDDKLMHTHHNTQTQALLDRMIRIFSENHQDRSFMIDLAVSELITRLLRHQTRDFIIGHSLVQPDHNGINNVIDHLHKNLREEIDIDSLSKISCMSRTKFFNEFKQRIGTTPREFLFQLRLKKAADLLKKNNTVTQVCFATGYLNTSHFSRSFKKFFGMNPTEYKLRHCSPLLSS; this comes from the coding sequence ATGATAAGTGAAAGCATTAATAAACAGCGTAAAGCACATCAAGTGCTTATAGAAAGTAAGTTATCTTTTGCTGGAGAACAGTCTGAATTAAGTATTTATGATACGTTCGAGCAGGCAGATAATATTGAACTCGTCTCTGATCAACTAATGTTTTGTGGCATGCTCAGCGGTAAAAAGATAATGCACAATAACCAACGCGATTTTGAAACGCATTTTCTACCACACGAATCATTCATTATTGCTCCTAACCGTATCGTTGAAATAGACTTTCCCACGGCAACTATTGATACCCCGACCACTTGCATCGCTATTGAGATCAGCCAAAAGCGCATAAAAAAGATCTGTAACCAATTAAACAGCAGTGCACCACTGTCTATATACGAGCAGGAGTGGCGATACGACGATAAATTAATGCATACCCACCATAATACTCAGACTCAAGCATTACTTGACCGTATGATTCGGATTTTTAGTGAGAATCATCAAGATAGAAGCTTTATGATTGATTTAGCGGTAAGTGAATTAATTACCCGTTTACTCAGGCATCAAACACGAGACTTTATTATTGGTCATAGCTTGGTACAGCCAGATCACAACGGTATTAATAATGTAATAGATCATTTACATAAGAACTTAAGAGAAGAGATTGATATAGATAGTTTAAGTAAAATATCTTGCATGAGTCGCACTAAATTCTTTAATGAATTTAAACAACGAATAGGCACTACGCCTCGTGAATTCTTATTTCAATTACGCCTTAAAAAAGCGGCTGATTTACTAAAGAAAAATAACACAGTAACGCAAGTTTGCTTTGCAACAGGCTACCTCAATACCAGCCACTTTAGTCGAAGCTTTAAAAAGTTCTTTGGTATGAACCCAACTGAATACAAACTACGACACTGCTCGCCTTTATTAAGCTCATAA
- a CDS encoding alpha/beta hydrolase yields the protein MHFHLRGKFSVFICFSVFFLSACSSRPELMPTPNVYINTPYSESEIPETLRETSMELIYVTDRGTSRKKDVKYDASRSASIAYGIAKVDFENKSLQWNELLKQSNQKKRSTDLIYELEEVNELGRFPLSPYSFKRIDDKLQIDKGILEQKSYHETQLNNIINQRLANSETKDVVLFIHGFNNTFDEAVFTLGSLWHFLKRQGVPIVYSWPAAAEGLTAYFADKESGQFTIFHLKETLRLLFKNPEIENIHIIAHSRGTDVATTTLRELIIENRASGGNPRKDLRIENLILAAPDLDFGIIKQRLMAEQFGPAFGRITIYTSQEDSALGISQWLTNSLSFGRLNIKDVDENEQNIFNSVGNVSLIKVPASVNFIGHDYFHSNPAVSSDLINLILHNAAPGSKERPLKKLENNFWSLDSDYLIEH from the coding sequence ATGCATTTCCACCTTCGCGGTAAATTTTCTGTTTTTATTTGTTTTTCAGTTTTTTTCTTATCTGCATGTTCTTCCCGTCCAGAATTAATGCCGACACCTAATGTCTATATAAATACACCATATTCAGAAAGTGAAATTCCTGAAACGCTACGTGAAACTAGTATGGAACTTATATACGTTACAGATAGAGGTACTTCTCGCAAAAAAGATGTTAAATATGATGCCAGTCGCTCAGCATCAATTGCATATGGGATTGCTAAAGTAGATTTTGAGAATAAATCGTTACAATGGAATGAGTTATTAAAACAAAGTAATCAAAAAAAACGTTCAACTGATCTCATTTATGAGTTAGAGGAAGTTAATGAATTGGGGCGTTTTCCTTTATCTCCTTATAGTTTTAAACGAATAGACGATAAACTTCAAATTGATAAAGGTATTTTAGAACAAAAGTCTTACCATGAAACTCAATTGAATAATATTATTAATCAACGCTTAGCAAATAGTGAAACAAAAGATGTTGTTCTATTTATTCATGGCTTTAATAATACGTTTGATGAAGCAGTCTTCACACTAGGTAGTCTTTGGCATTTCCTTAAACGACAAGGTGTACCTATTGTGTACTCTTGGCCAGCCGCTGCAGAAGGGTTGACTGCATATTTTGCAGATAAAGAGTCAGGTCAATTTACTATTTTCCATTTAAAAGAAACTTTACGGTTACTTTTTAAAAACCCTGAAATAGAAAATATTCATATTATCGCCCATAGCCGTGGTACTGATGTGGCAACTACAACGCTACGTGAACTTATTATTGAAAATAGAGCTAGTGGCGGCAACCCAAGAAAAGATTTACGTATTGAGAATTTAATTTTAGCTGCTCCTGATCTCGATTTTGGCATTATCAAACAAAGGTTAATGGCTGAACAATTTGGTCCTGCATTTGGACGAATTACTATTTATACTTCTCAAGAAGATAGTGCGCTTGGTATTTCTCAATGGTTAACAAATAGCTTGAGTTTTGGCCGATTAAATATAAAAGATGTTGATGAAAATGAGCAGAATATATTTAATTCAGTAGGAAATGTTAGTTTAATTAAAGTGCCTGCATCAGTTAACTTTATCGGGCATGATTACTTTCATAGTAATCCTGCAGTGAGTTCAGATCTTATCAATTTGATTTTGCATAATGCAGCGCCAGGTTCAAAAGAACGCCCGTTGAAAAAGCTCGAAAATAACTTTTGGTCTCTTGATTCTGATTATTTAATTGAGCATTAG
- a CDS encoding TRAP transporter large permease — protein MLTLAIFGTLIFLLLINVPVVVAIGLTSVVFFIGLGDARLLAMLPHRMYYGTTGFTLLAIPFFILAGNLMNTGGITDRIFRFAQSMVGHIAGGIGQVNIVASVIFSGMSGSAVADAAGLGQIEHKAMVDQGYDPADSATLVAASSVIGPVIPPSIPFVLYGSITSVSVARLFLAGFIPGVMMALGMMIALGILAKRKNYPRAEHKESFKARLSAFNGAFWPLMAPVIIVGGIMSGFFTPTEASVVVCVYAAMLGFFYKDLKLKEIPSIVYKSITQSVSLLFIISSANFFGWLIIHQKLPDSIIETLVGYGATQSIVMWIVIGIVLTMGLFLEGNAIFLITLPLFMPIATMFDIDLVNFGVVMVLLIMIGNLTPPVGMCLFAVDSYAKVGMPALAKRVWPYLLMIFLITVLIAFVPSISLFLPNLIMGEM, from the coding sequence ATGTTGACCTTAGCTATATTTGGCACTCTTATATTCCTACTATTGATTAATGTTCCAGTGGTTGTCGCAATTGGCCTGACATCAGTCGTTTTTTTTATTGGCCTAGGTGATGCACGTCTGTTAGCCATGCTTCCTCATCGTATGTATTACGGTACAACAGGATTCACACTGTTGGCTATTCCATTTTTTATCTTGGCCGGCAACCTAATGAATACGGGGGGCATTACCGATCGTATTTTCCGCTTTGCACAATCTATGGTTGGGCATATTGCGGGGGGTATCGGTCAAGTGAACATTGTTGCGAGTGTTATTTTCTCTGGTATGTCAGGTTCTGCAGTAGCGGATGCTGCAGGGTTAGGGCAGATAGAGCACAAAGCAATGGTCGATCAAGGTTATGATCCCGCAGATTCTGCTACATTAGTGGCGGCTTCTTCAGTTATTGGGCCAGTCATTCCGCCTAGTATTCCCTTTGTACTTTACGGTTCAATTACCAGTGTTTCTGTTGCGCGTTTATTCTTAGCAGGTTTTATTCCCGGTGTGATGATGGCATTGGGAATGATGATTGCGTTGGGTATTTTAGCGAAACGTAAAAATTATCCTCGTGCTGAACATAAAGAATCTTTTAAAGCTCGATTATCTGCCTTTAATGGCGCATTTTGGCCTTTGATGGCTCCTGTCATTATTGTCGGTGGCATTATGAGCGGCTTTTTCACGCCTACTGAAGCATCTGTGGTGGTATGTGTGTACGCGGCAATGCTGGGCTTTTTCTATAAAGATTTAAAATTAAAAGAGATTCCGTCGATTGTTTACAAATCAATTACACAATCGGTCAGCCTGCTCTTTATTATTTCTTCTGCAAATTTTTTCGGGTGGTTAATCATCCATCAAAAATTGCCAGATAGCATTATCGAGACGTTAGTCGGTTATGGTGCGACGCAATCTATTGTAATGTGGATTGTTATTGGCATCGTGTTAACCATGGGGTTGTTTTTAGAGGGCAATGCAATCTTCTTAATTACATTACCTTTATTTATGCCTATCGCGACGATGTTTGATATCGACTTAGTGAATTTTGGCGTGGTAATGGTGTTATTAATTATGATTGGTAACTTAACACCACCCGTTGGCATGTGTTTATTTGCGGTTGATAGTTATGCAAAAGTGGGGATGCCTGCGCTAGCTAAAAGGGTATGGCCATATTTATTAATGATCTTTTTAATCACTGTATTGATTGCCTTTGTACCTAGTATCTCACTCTTTTTACCTAACCTTATCATGGGAGAAATGTAA
- a CDS encoding LysR family transcriptional regulator — protein MNIDTKWLQDFLALAELQHFTRAAESRHITQPAFGRHIRSLEKAVGKTLIDRATTPITLTPAGRQFKNIAYNMISQMEDGLNLLNNLEKPLSNPIRIASPHSLSSPILLDLIEHNSLEQQRFSIDILRVDFAIQSLMDGNCDFFLGFEILSLLQPPFQNIKIGHGNFLLTSLADNEGKPLFNPHISNTPIIGYSTESYSARLIEQYQPEVTKLNTYQVFESSMCHLHKEMALRGKGIAWLPDALIQEELKAGKLVAIEPLLYRLPYQIRLYRNPAPLRKEAEDFWQNISLQVQSDWQINYPWEVHN, from the coding sequence TTGAATATTGATACTAAATGGCTACAAGACTTTTTAGCACTAGCAGAGTTGCAACATTTTACACGAGCAGCAGAGTCGCGTCATATTACACAACCCGCCTTTGGCCGTCATATTCGCTCCCTAGAGAAAGCCGTCGGTAAAACATTAATTGATCGCGCAACCACACCAATCACCTTAACGCCAGCAGGACGTCAATTTAAAAATATAGCCTATAACATGATTTCACAAATGGAAGATGGCTTAAACCTACTTAATAACCTTGAAAAGCCGCTGTCTAACCCGATACGAATTGCCAGTCCACATTCACTATCATCGCCTATTTTACTTGATCTGATTGAACATAATAGTCTTGAACAACAACGTTTTTCTATTGATATTCTACGCGTCGATTTTGCAATACAATCGCTGATGGATGGTAATTGTGATTTTTTTCTTGGTTTTGAGATTTTGTCCTTATTACAACCGCCCTTTCAGAATATTAAAATTGGCCATGGGAACTTCTTATTAACCTCTTTAGCCGATAACGAAGGCAAGCCATTATTTAACCCACATATCAGCAACACCCCCATTATTGGTTATAGTACAGAATCTTATAGCGCTCGCTTGATTGAGCAATATCAACCAGAAGTAACAAAACTTAATACCTATCAAGTCTTTGAATCATCAATGTGTCATCTACATAAAGAAATGGCTTTACGTGGAAAAGGCATTGCTTGGCTACCCGATGCGCTAATTCAAGAAGAGTTAAAAGCAGGTAAATTAGTGGCAATTGAACCGCTTTTATATCGACTACCTTACCAAATTCGCCTTTATCGTAACCCCGCCCCTTTAAGAAAAGAAGCAGAAGACTTTTGGCAAAATATTAGCCTTCAAGTGCAATCTGATTGGCAAATAAACTATCCATGGGAAGTCCATAATTAG
- a CDS encoding LysE family translocator has translation MELIQGLLLISSIHLLAAASPGPDFVLVSQQTLSNGKRAGLMCSIGIALGLSIHITYSAFGLATVIANSSNALWAIKILGGGYLIYLGIKGLKAKPTNANEASLTAPTKYSAKKSIGVGFLCNALNPKAPIYFVSLFTVVLSPDMPTYQIAIYGAWIMMIQFAWFSLLVGILSRPSINLRFKQYGHWIDRVLGGAMVVLGIKVIATRSS, from the coding sequence ATGGAACTTATACAAGGTTTATTATTAATATCATCGATTCATTTGTTAGCTGCTGCATCGCCTGGGCCTGATTTTGTACTCGTGTCGCAACAAACCTTATCTAATGGAAAGAGAGCAGGCTTGATGTGTAGTATCGGAATCGCGTTAGGGTTATCTATTCACATTACCTATTCAGCTTTTGGTTTAGCGACTGTGATTGCTAATTCATCAAATGCGCTTTGGGCCATTAAAATCTTAGGGGGTGGATACCTTATTTATCTTGGTATTAAGGGCTTAAAAGCGAAACCTACTAATGCGAATGAGGCAAGCTTGACTGCACCCACCAAATATTCGGCAAAGAAAAGTATCGGTGTTGGTTTTTTATGTAATGCTTTAAACCCAAAAGCACCCATATACTTTGTTTCTTTATTTACAGTGGTCTTATCGCCAGATATGCCTACTTATCAAATAGCGATTTACGGAGCATGGATTATGATGATTCAATTTGCTTGGTTTTCTTTACTCGTTGGTATTTTATCAAGGCCTTCAATTAATCTACGTTTTAAACAGTATGGACATTGGATAGATCGAGTGTTAGGTGGGGCAATGGTGGTCTTAGGGATAAAAGTAATTGCTACTCGTTCAAGTTAG
- the exaC gene encoding acetaldehyde dehydrogenase ExaC, whose product MIYPNPGSAESKIVFKKRYDNYIGGQWIAPVKGQYFVNKTPVTGGDICEVARSDEHDIELALDAAHHAKESWGNTSVTERSNILLKIADRIEQNLELLALVETWDNGKCIRETMGADVPLAVDHFRYFAGCIRAQEGSLGEIDQHTVAYHFHEPLGVVGQIIPWNFPLLMAAWKLPPALATGNCVILKPAEQTPLSILFLMELISDLLPPGVLNIVNGFGAEAGQALATSTRIAKIAFTGSSPVGKHILQCAAENLIPSTVELGGKSPNIFFEDVMEYEDEYIDKCIEGATLAFFNQGEVCTCPSRLLVQESIADKFIERLIERTKGIIQGNPLDMNSQVGAQVSKAQYEKILSYINIGREEGAEVLAGGAYEEFDGAHEGYYIQPTLLKGTNNMRVFQEEIFGPVISITTFKDEADALAIANDTEFGLGAGLWTRDSNLAYRVGRGIKAGRVWTNCYHLYPAHAAFGGYKQSGIGRENHKMMLEHYQQTKNMLVSYDINPMGFF is encoded by the coding sequence ATGATTTATCCAAATCCAGGTTCAGCTGAGTCAAAGATCGTGTTTAAAAAGCGTTATGATAATTATATCGGAGGCCAGTGGATAGCGCCTGTTAAGGGACAATACTTTGTTAATAAAACACCTGTTACTGGAGGTGATATTTGTGAAGTAGCACGCTCTGACGAACATGATATTGAGTTAGCTTTAGACGCTGCGCATCATGCAAAAGAATCATGGGGCAACACCTCAGTGACTGAACGTTCTAATATTCTATTAAAAATTGCAGACAGAATTGAACAAAATTTGGAGTTATTAGCATTGGTTGAAACATGGGATAACGGCAAGTGTATTCGTGAAACGATGGGGGCAGATGTACCACTAGCCGTTGACCATTTTAGATACTTTGCAGGTTGTATTCGTGCTCAAGAGGGATCTCTCGGTGAAATAGATCAACATACCGTTGCTTATCATTTTCATGAGCCATTAGGTGTGGTTGGGCAAATTATTCCATGGAATTTCCCATTGTTAATGGCGGCTTGGAAGTTACCTCCTGCATTAGCAACGGGTAATTGCGTCATTTTAAAACCTGCAGAACAAACACCTTTATCTATTTTATTTTTGATGGAATTAATTAGTGATTTATTACCACCTGGTGTTTTGAATATTGTTAATGGTTTTGGTGCTGAAGCAGGCCAAGCTTTAGCAACGTCAACACGTATTGCGAAAATTGCTTTTACTGGTTCAAGCCCAGTGGGTAAGCATATTTTGCAATGTGCAGCAGAAAACTTAATCCCATCAACGGTTGAGTTAGGTGGTAAATCACCAAATATCTTCTTTGAAGATGTGATGGAATATGAAGATGAATACATTGATAAATGCATAGAAGGTGCAACTTTAGCTTTCTTTAATCAAGGTGAAGTGTGCACTTGCCCATCTCGTTTGTTAGTACAAGAGTCGATAGCAGATAAATTTATTGAACGTTTAATTGAACGCACTAAAGGTATCATTCAAGGCAATCCATTGGATATGAATAGCCAAGTTGGAGCACAGGTGTCTAAAGCACAATACGAGAAAATATTGTCGTACATTAATATTGGGCGTGAAGAAGGGGCTGAAGTGCTCGCTGGTGGAGCTTATGAGGAGTTTGATGGTGCACACGAAGGTTATTATATTCAACCAACTTTATTAAAAGGCACTAATAATATGCGTGTCTTCCAAGAAGAGATTTTTGGACCAGTGATCAGCATTACCACCTTTAAAGATGAAGCGGATGCGTTAGCCATTGCCAATGATACTGAGTTTGGTTTAGGGGCTGGCTTATGGACGCGAGATAGTAATCTAGCATACCGTGTTGGGCGAGGAATTAAAGCGGGTCGTGTATGGACTAACTGTTATCATTTATATCCTGCCCATGCTGCATTTGGTGGGTATAAGCAGTCGGGGATTGGACGTGAAAATCATAAAATGATGCTAGAGCATTATCAACAAACTAAAAATATGTTGGTTAGTTATGATATTAACCCAATGGGATTCTTTTAA
- a CDS encoding adenosine deaminase family protein, with protein sequence MYSPSITLDQFYHQFPKADLHYHLLGGVRLETMLAFADKYKVELSKFDAKCYYRAYQAQTGIAKGGIEALTLLYQLMREPEDYIRVLIEVAEDAHACGVRYIETFWNPSDTELTYQHVTEALAQAIDYVEQEMGLIIRLIPSINREKSPEVAVQLVEQMIAFKHPYVLGLGIDYKEHQAPVEHFWKAYSLAKQHDLKLTAHCSEFGLHWRNVETGIELINVDRIDHGYTIIDNPALTEKYAQQGIPFTVIPSNTFYYKKWPDHNDWAEKHPIRAMAKANLNIIPCTDDWHIHNTTSANCYRVMVEDFGFDLTSLRHMIISSIEASWAPQHFKTQWLAEWPLAFDSLRLCLSEQPVITETQLIKYRR encoded by the coding sequence ATGTATTCACCTTCTATTACGTTAGATCAGTTTTATCATCAATTTCCTAAAGCCGATCTTCATTATCACCTGCTTGGTGGCGTAAGACTTGAAACCATGCTCGCTTTCGCTGATAAATATAAGGTTGAGTTATCAAAATTTGATGCAAAATGTTATTACCGTGCTTATCAAGCCCAAACAGGCATCGCTAAAGGTGGTATTGAAGCACTGACTTTGTTATACCAATTAATGCGTGAACCAGAAGATTATATTCGCGTATTAATTGAAGTCGCAGAAGACGCACATGCCTGTGGCGTTCGCTATATCGAAACATTCTGGAACCCAAGTGATACTGAATTAACCTACCAACATGTCACAGAAGCGTTAGCACAAGCGATTGACTATGTAGAACAAGAAATGGGGTTGATCATTCGTTTAATTCCCTCTATCAATCGTGAAAAATCTCCAGAAGTTGCCGTTCAATTAGTTGAGCAAATGATTGCTTTTAAGCACCCTTATGTTTTAGGACTTGGCATCGACTATAAAGAACATCAAGCGCCCGTTGAGCATTTTTGGAAAGCCTATTCTCTTGCAAAACAACATGACTTAAAACTGACAGCACATTGTTCAGAGTTTGGTTTACATTGGCGAAATGTTGAGACAGGCATTGAACTGATTAACGTTGACCGCATCGACCATGGTTATACGATCATTGATAACCCAGCACTCACTGAAAAATACGCACAGCAAGGTATCCCATTTACTGTTATTCCATCAAACACCTTCTATTACAAAAAATGGCCAGATCATAACGATTGGGCAGAAAAACATCCAATACGAGCAATGGCAAAAGCAAACCTGAATATTATTCCTTGTACCGATGATTGGCATATTCACAATACCACCAGCGCTAATTGCTATCGTGTTATGGTCGAAGATTTTGGTTTCGACTTAACCAGCTTGCGACACATGATAATCAGCAGCATTGAAGCAAGTTGGGCACCACAACACTTCAAAACACAATGGCTAGCTGAATGGCCTTTGGCATTTGACTCACTCAGATTATGTTTATCAGAACAACCTGTCATAACAGAAACACAATTAATTAAATACCGACGCTAA
- a CDS encoding NCS2 family permease: METVTNKSGFSIAKWFDFKGNKTNLKTEIIAGFTTFATMAYMVAVVPGMLSKGGIPFDSAFTVTIFMTVITTIAMALYTNRPFVLGPGLGSVAIFSYTLLGNDVPLSIAAGIVFISGALFMLVSFLGVRDFVVRIIPQSVKVSVGVGIGLFIALLGFKQAGIVVANARKNVLVFGDLATMEVLLAIVGFFLVLFFTSRNIKGGIIISVLIITLVSIPLGITTIPDHLFQMPGSMEGMMFELDVIGALSPVYLPFLLAFFIPDFFSTLGALLGLGSQAGYLDKDGNLPGIEKNFHVDSTATTVGALFACPVLTTYLESAAGVESGGRTGFTALVTAACFTLILFLAPLAAMIPTAATAPVLMYIGIIMMGSMKKVNYDDVCEYVPAFVCVAVSIFSFNAGNGIAAAMLVYAFLKLATGRYKEDHWSVYLIASSMIYYFYIVSAH; the protein is encoded by the coding sequence ATGGAAACAGTGACTAATAAATCTGGATTTAGCATCGCTAAATGGTTTGATTTTAAAGGTAATAAAACAAACTTAAAAACCGAAATTATTGCGGGATTTACCACCTTTGCCACCATGGCTTATATGGTTGCCGTTGTACCTGGCATGTTAAGTAAAGGCGGGATCCCTTTCGATAGCGCCTTTACTGTGACTATTTTTATGACCGTCATAACCACCATTGCCATGGCACTCTACACCAACCGCCCTTTTGTATTAGGGCCAGGTCTTGGTAGTGTCGCTATCTTCTCATATACACTATTAGGTAATGATGTCCCTTTAAGTATTGCCGCAGGAATCGTGTTCATAAGTGGCGCTTTATTTATGCTAGTGTCATTCTTAGGTGTGCGAGATTTTGTTGTACGTATCATTCCACAAAGTGTCAAAGTATCAGTAGGTGTTGGCATTGGCCTTTTCATTGCCTTGCTTGGCTTTAAACAAGCAGGAATTGTTGTCGCAAATGCACGTAAAAATGTACTGGTTTTTGGTGACTTAGCAACAATGGAAGTCTTATTAGCGATCGTTGGTTTCTTTTTAGTGCTGTTTTTTACATCGCGAAATATTAAAGGCGGTATCATCATCTCGGTGCTTATTATTACCTTAGTGAGCATCCCATTAGGTATTACCACTATCCCCGATCATCTATTCCAAATGCCAGGTAGCATGGAAGGAATGATGTTTGAACTAGATGTTATCGGAGCTCTTAGTCCGGTCTATTTACCTTTTTTATTAGCCTTTTTTATCCCTGATTTTTTCTCCACTTTAGGCGCACTTTTAGGATTAGGCTCTCAAGCGGGTTATCTAGATAAAGACGGTAATTTACCCGGCATAGAGAAAAACTTTCATGTAGATTCAACAGCAACAACCGTCGGTGCATTATTTGCCTGCCCAGTATTAACAACTTATTTAGAAAGTGCAGCAGGTGTAGAGTCAGGTGGTCGAACAGGTTTTACCGCATTAGTCACAGCAGCTTGTTTTACGCTAATTTTATTCTTGGCGCCACTGGCAGCAATGATTCCAACAGCAGCAACAGCCCCAGTTTTAATGTACATTGGCATCATTATGATGGGCTCAATGAAGAAAGTAAATTACGATGATGTCTGTGAATATGTACCTGCGTTTGTATGTGTTGCCGTGAGTATCTTCAGTTTTAACGCCGGTAACGGTATTGCAGCCGCAATGTTAGTTTATGCTTTCTTGAAATTGGCGACAGGACGATACAAAGAAGATCATTGGTCAGTTTACTTAATTGCGTCATCTATGATTTACTATTTTTATATTGTTTCGGCTCACTAA
- a CDS encoding TRAP transporter small permease gives MISLLKTIDIWVQRILQYIAMAMFAVLALLLIANISLRLINDFIQFLLESGLEGVANLIQSVVTINSFYWFDEIIELSFAALVFYGAAALWCAKLHFSVGDWISPRIKNVRLKHFYRLLILIISATFMAILFWYSLKLTLRTNQVTTAFQIKQWILYSCIPASSMIMLIYSVIDVIIEAKHFVLGTVDEV, from the coding sequence ATGATTTCACTATTAAAAACCATTGATATTTGGGTTCAAAGAATCCTTCAATATATCGCAATGGCTATGTTTGCTGTTTTAGCCCTTTTACTGATTGCTAATATATCGTTGCGTTTAATTAATGATTTCATTCAATTCTTATTGGAGAGTGGTTTAGAAGGTGTCGCAAATTTAATTCAAAGTGTGGTTACTATTAACTCTTTTTATTGGTTCGATGAGATCATTGAGCTGAGTTTCGCTGCGTTGGTTTTTTATGGTGCAGCGGCCCTGTGGTGCGCAAAGTTACACTTTTCAGTAGGGGATTGGATAAGTCCTCGTATTAAAAATGTACGCTTGAAACACTTTTATAGACTGTTAATTTTAATTATTTCTGCGACCTTCATGGCGATTTTATTTTGGTATTCGTTAAAATTGACCTTAAGAACGAATCAGGTGACCACGGCATTTCAAATTAAACAGTGGATACTGTATTCGTGTATTCCCGCTTCATCGATGATTATGCTTATTTACTCTGTGATTGACGTCATTATTGAAGCAAAGCATTTTGTACTAGGGACGGTTGATGAAGTGTAG